A single region of the Pseudomonas granadensis genome encodes:
- the ccoP gene encoding cytochrome-c oxidase, cbb3-type subunit III, which translates to MTTFWSLYVTVLSLGTIFALTWLLLSTRKGQRSEQTDETVGHSFDGIEEYDNPLPKWWFMLFVGTIIFALGYLVLYPSLGNWKGLLPGYNYLDNEKQTAFANGQTGWTGVHEWEKEMARSDARFGPIFAKFAAMPIEEVAKDPQALKMGGRLFASNCSVCHGSDAKGAYGFPNLTDADWRWGGEPETIKTTIMGGRHAVMPAWAEVIGEQGVADVAAYVVTNLDGRKLPEGTKADPANGQKLFAANCVACHGPAGKGTPAMGAPDLTHPGAFIYGSSFAQLQQTIRYGRQGQMPAQEQLQGNDKVHLLAAYVYSLSHGEKAPEANAE; encoded by the coding sequence ATGACTACGTTCTGGAGTCTGTACGTCACAGTCCTCAGTCTCGGTACGATCTTCGCCCTGACCTGGCTGTTGCTGTCGACCCGCAAGGGCCAGCGCAGCGAACAGACGGACGAGACGGTCGGCCACTCCTTCGACGGGATCGAGGAGTACGACAACCCGCTGCCGAAATGGTGGTTCATGCTGTTCGTCGGTACGATCATTTTCGCCTTGGGCTACCTGGTGCTGTATCCAAGTCTGGGTAACTGGAAAGGTCTGCTGCCGGGCTACAACTATCTGGATAACGAGAAGCAGACCGCGTTCGCCAACGGCCAGACCGGCTGGACTGGCGTACACGAATGGGAAAAGGAAATGGCCCGTTCGGACGCCCGCTTCGGCCCGATCTTCGCCAAGTTCGCGGCGATGCCGATCGAAGAAGTCGCCAAGGACCCGCAAGCACTGAAGATGGGCGGCCGGTTGTTCGCCTCCAACTGCTCGGTGTGCCACGGTTCCGACGCCAAGGGCGCCTATGGCTTTCCCAACCTGACCGACGCCGACTGGCGCTGGGGCGGCGAGCCGGAAACCATCAAGACCACCATCATGGGCGGTCGCCACGCGGTGATGCCGGCCTGGGCCGAAGTCATCGGCGAGCAAGGCGTGGCCGACGTGGCAGCGTATGTCGTGACCAACCTCGATGGCCGCAAACTGCCGGAAGGCACCAAGGCCGACCCGGCCAACGGGCAGAAACTGTTCGCGGCCAACTGCGTGGCCTGCCACGGTCCTGCCGGTAAAGGCACCCCGGCCATGGGCGCGCCTGACCTGACCCATCCGGGCGCATTCATCTACGGTTCAAGCTTCGCGCAACTGCAGCAGACTATCCGTTACGGCCGCCAGGGCCAGATGCCGGCGCAGGAGCAACTGCAAGGCAACGACAAGGTGCACCTGCTCGCAGCGTATGTTTACAGCCTGTCCCACGGTGAAAAAGCACCGGAGGCGAACGCGGAATAA
- a CDS encoding CcoQ/FixQ family Cbb3-type cytochrome c oxidase assembly chaperone: protein MDIGMIRGLGTVVVMVAFIGLALWVFSPKRKSEFDDATLLPFADDPEAIKHVEQASRSNKE, encoded by the coding sequence ATGGATATCGGGATGATTCGCGGCCTGGGCACCGTTGTCGTGATGGTGGCCTTCATCGGTCTGGCGTTGTGGGTGTTCAGCCCCAAGCGCAAGTCGGAGTTTGACGACGCGACCTTGTTGCCTTTTGCGGATGATCCCGAAGCCATCAAGCACGTCGAGCAAGCTTCTAGGAGTAACAAAGAATGA
- the ccoO gene encoding cytochrome-c oxidase, cbb3-type subunit II: MKHEAVEKNIGLLAFFMVIAVSVGGLTQIVPLFFQDVTNKPVEGMKPRSALELEGRDVYIANGCVGCHSQMIRPFRAETERYGHYSVAGESVWDHPFLWGSKRTGPDLARVGGRYSDDWQRAHLYNPRNVVPESKMPAYPFLVENKLDGKETAKKMEVLRTLGVPYTDEDIAGAQDAVKGKTEMDALVAYLQGLGTIIKSKR; this comes from the coding sequence ATGAAGCATGAAGCTGTCGAGAAGAATATTGGCCTGCTGGCCTTCTTCATGGTCATCGCCGTCAGCGTCGGTGGCCTGACCCAAATTGTTCCGCTGTTCTTCCAGGACGTCACCAACAAGCCGGTCGAGGGCATGAAGCCACGCTCGGCGCTGGAACTGGAAGGCCGCGACGTCTACATCGCCAACGGTTGTGTCGGCTGCCACTCGCAGATGATCCGTCCGTTCCGCGCTGAAACCGAACGCTATGGCCACTATTCGGTTGCCGGTGAAAGCGTCTGGGACCACCCGTTCCTGTGGGGTTCCAAACGTACCGGCCCGGACCTGGCCCGAGTCGGCGGTCGTTACTCCGATGACTGGCAACGTGCGCACTTGTACAACCCGCGCAACGTGGTGCCCGAGTCGAAAATGCCGGCGTACCCCTTCCTCGTGGAGAACAAGCTCGACGGCAAGGAAACCGCGAAGAAAATGGAAGTGTTGCGCACCCTCGGCGTCCCTTACACCGACGAAGACATCGCCGGCGCACAGGATGCGGTGAAGGGCAAAACCGAAATGGACGCGCTGGTGGCCTATCTGCAAGGCCTGGGCACCATCATCAAAAGCAAACGGTGA
- the ccoN gene encoding cytochrome-c oxidase, cbb3-type subunit I: MSTAISPTAYNYKVVRQFAIMTVVWGILGMGLGVFIASQLVWPELNFGLPWTSFGRLRPLHTNLVIFAFGGCALFATSYYVVQRTCQTRLISDSLAAFTFWGWQAVIVGAIITLPLGYTTTKEYAELEWPIAILLAIVWVTYGLVFFGTITKRKTKHIYVGNWFYGAFIVVTAMLHIVNHMSLPVSLFKSYSAYSGATDAMIQWWYGHNAVGFFLTTGFLGMMYYFVPKQAERPIYSYRLSIVHFWALITLYIWAGPHHLHYTALPDWAQSLGMAMSIILLAPSWGGMINGMMTLSGAWHKLRTDPILRFLVVSLAFYGMSTFEGPMMAIKTVNSLSHYTDWTIGHVHAGALGWVAMISIGAIYHMIPKLFGRAQMHSTGLINAHFWLATIGTVLYIASMWVNGITQGLMWRAINDDGTLTYSFVEALQASHPGFIVRALGGAFFASGMLLMAYNVYRTVRASDPVEAEAAAKIAVVGAH, from the coding sequence ATGAGCACAGCAATCAGTCCGACTGCTTATAACTATAAGGTAGTCCGCCAGTTCGCCATCATGACGGTGGTCTGGGGGATCCTTGGCATGGGGCTCGGTGTTTTCATCGCCTCGCAACTGGTCTGGCCGGAACTGAACTTCGGTCTGCCGTGGACGAGCTTTGGACGCTTGCGCCCGTTGCACACAAACCTGGTGATTTTTGCCTTCGGTGGTTGTGCACTGTTCGCCACTTCCTACTATGTCGTGCAGCGAACCTGCCAGACGCGACTGATTTCCGACAGCCTCGCGGCCTTCACCTTCTGGGGCTGGCAAGCGGTGATCGTCGGCGCCATCATCACCTTGCCGCTGGGTTACACCACCACCAAGGAATACGCCGAGCTGGAATGGCCGATTGCGATTCTGCTGGCGATTGTCTGGGTCACCTACGGTCTGGTGTTCTTCGGCACCATCACCAAGCGCAAGACCAAGCACATCTATGTCGGTAACTGGTTCTACGGCGCGTTCATTGTCGTGACCGCGATGCTGCACATCGTCAACCACATGTCGCTGCCGGTCAGCCTGTTCAAGTCGTACTCGGCCTACTCGGGCGCCACCGATGCGATGATCCAGTGGTGGTACGGGCACAACGCGGTGGGCTTCTTCCTGACCACCGGTTTCCTCGGGATGATGTACTATTTCGTGCCGAAACAGGCCGAACGCCCGATCTACTCCTATCGCCTGTCGATCGTGCACTTCTGGGCGTTGATCACCCTGTATATCTGGGCCGGCCCGCACCACCTGCACTACACCGCCCTGCCGGACTGGGCGCAGTCGCTGGGCATGGCGATGTCGATCATTCTCCTGGCGCCAAGCTGGGGCGGCATGATCAACGGCATGATGACCCTCTCGGGCGCCTGGCATAAATTGCGCACCGACCCGATCCTGCGTTTCCTCGTGGTATCGCTGGCGTTCTACGGCATGTCGACCTTCGAAGGGCCGATGATGGCGATCAAGACGGTCAACTCGCTGTCGCACTACACCGACTGGACCATCGGCCATGTACACGCCGGAGCTCTCGGCTGGGTCGCCATGATCTCGATCGGCGCGATCTACCACATGATTCCAAAACTGTTCGGTCGTGCGCAGATGCACAGCACCGGTCTGATCAACGCGCACTTCTGGCTCGCCACCATCGGCACCGTGCTCTACATCGCCTCGATGTGGGTCAACGGCATCACCCAGGGCCTGATGTGGCGTGCAATCAACGATGACGGCACCCTCACCTACTCGTTCGTCGAAGCGCTGCAGGCCAGCCACCCGGGCTTCATCGTCCGTGCGCTGGGCGGGGCGTTCTTTGCCAGCGGCATGCTGCTGATGGCTTACAACGTGTACCGCACCGTACGCGCGTCGGATCCGGTTGAAGCCGAAGCCGCCGCCAAGATTGCCGTCGTTGGAGCTCACTGA
- the ccoP gene encoding cytochrome-c oxidase, cbb3-type subunit III, producing the protein MTTFWSTWICVLTIGSLIGLTWLLIGTRRGETKGSVDQTMGHSFDGIEEYDNPLPQWWFMLFAGTLVFSVGYLILYPGLGNWKGILPGYEDGWTGVHEWEKEMNKADARFGPIFARFAAMPLEEVAKDPQALKMGGRLFASNCSVCHGSDAKGAFGFPNLADSDWRWGGDAETIKTTIMGGRMAAMPAWGEVLGEAGVKNVAAYVRHELAGLPLPADSKADLQAGQQAFSTTCVACHGATGQGTAAMGAPNLTHPAGFIYGTSLTQLEQTIRHGRQGHMPAQNELLGNDKVQLLAAYVYSLSKNSEQLSGKLRAESSK; encoded by the coding sequence ATGACCACCTTCTGGAGTACGTGGATCTGCGTACTGACCATTGGCAGCCTGATCGGCCTGACCTGGCTGCTGATCGGCACCCGTCGGGGCGAGACCAAAGGCAGCGTCGACCAAACCATGGGCCACAGCTTCGACGGCATCGAGGAGTACGACAACCCGCTGCCGCAGTGGTGGTTCATGCTGTTCGCCGGCACGCTGGTGTTCTCGGTGGGCTATCTGATTCTGTACCCGGGCCTGGGCAACTGGAAAGGCATCCTGCCCGGTTACGAGGATGGCTGGACCGGCGTGCATGAGTGGGAAAAGGAAATGAACAAGGCCGACGCCCGCTTCGGGCCGATCTTTGCCAGGTTCGCTGCAATGCCGCTGGAGGAAGTGGCCAAGGACCCGCAGGCGCTGAAGATGGGCGGCCGTCTGTTTGCCTCCAACTGCTCGGTGTGCCACGGCTCGGATGCCAAGGGCGCGTTCGGCTTCCCTAATCTCGCCGACAGTGACTGGCGCTGGGGCGGCGACGCAGAAACCATCAAGACCACCATCATGGGTGGGCGGATGGCGGCGATGCCGGCCTGGGGCGAAGTGCTCGGTGAGGCCGGCGTGAAAAACGTTGCCGCCTATGTGCGCCACGAACTGGCCGGCCTGCCGCTACCCGCCGACAGCAAGGCGGATCTGCAGGCCGGGCAGCAGGCGTTCAGCACTACTTGCGTCGCCTGTCATGGCGCCACCGGCCAGGGGACTGCGGCGATGGGCGCGCCGAACCTGACCCATCCGGCCGGCTTCATTTACGGCACCAGCCTGACGCAATTGGAGCAGACCATTCGCCACGGTCGCCAAGGACACATGCCAGCGCAGAACGAGTTGCTGGGCAACGACAAAGTACAATTGCTAGCTGCCTATGTGTACAGCCTTTCAAAAAATAGTGAGCAATTGAGCGGTAAGCTTCGAGCTGAAAGCTCCAAGTAA
- a CDS encoding cbb3-type cytochrome oxidase subunit 3, which produces MVIEMSTGLIRGLGTVVVFVAFVGLTLWVFNRKRSAEFAEARLLPFADEPLPDTTPASETRSTRP; this is translated from the coding sequence ATGGTCATTGAAATGAGCACTGGCCTGATACGCGGCCTCGGCACGGTCGTGGTGTTCGTCGCCTTCGTCGGCCTGACTTTGTGGGTGTTCAACCGCAAGCGCAGCGCGGAATTTGCCGAAGCACGACTGCTGCCGTTCGCCGACGAACCACTGCCCGACACAACCCCCGCCTCTGAAACAAGGAGTACCCGGCCATGA
- the ccoO gene encoding cytochrome-c oxidase, cbb3-type subunit II, translating into MKHETIEKNVGLLMLLMVFAVSIGGLTQIVPLFFQDVTNKPVEGMKPYTALQLEGRDIYIREGCVGCHSQMIRPFRAETERYGHYSVAGESVWDHPFLWGSKRTGPDLARVGARYSDDWHRAHLYNPRNVVPESKMPAYPWLVTQAVDSSHTETKLKTMRTLGVPYTDDDISGAVASLKGKTEMDALVAYLQVLGTAIKSKR; encoded by the coding sequence ATGAAACACGAAACGATTGAAAAGAACGTCGGCCTGCTGATGCTGCTGATGGTGTTCGCCGTGAGCATCGGCGGCCTGACCCAGATCGTCCCGCTGTTCTTCCAGGACGTCACCAACAAACCGGTGGAAGGTATGAAGCCCTACACCGCGCTGCAACTGGAAGGGCGCGACATCTATATCCGCGAAGGCTGCGTCGGTTGCCACTCGCAGATGATCCGCCCGTTCCGCGCCGAAACCGAACGCTACGGGCACTATTCAGTGGCCGGCGAAAGCGTCTGGGATCATCCGTTCCTCTGGGGTTCGAAACGCACCGGGCCGGACCTTGCCCGCGTGGGTGCGCGCTACTCGGATGACTGGCACCGCGCGCACTTGTACAACCCGCGCAACGTGGTACCGGAATCGAAGATGCCGGCCTACCCGTGGCTGGTCACGCAAGCGGTCGACAGCAGCCACACCGAAACCAAGCTGAAGACCATGCGCACCCTCGGCGTGCCGTACACCGACGACGATATCAGTGGCGCGGTCGCCAGCCTCAAGGGAAAAACCGAAATGGACGCCCTCGTCGCCTACCTGCAAGTGCTCGGCACTGCGATCAAGAGCAAGAGGTGA
- the ccoN gene encoding cytochrome-c oxidase, cbb3-type subunit I: MNTSISTAYNYKVVRQFAIMTVVWGIVGMGLGVFLAAQLVWPQLNFDLPWTSFGRLRPLHTNAVIFAFGGCALFASSFYSVQRTCQTQLFAPKIAAFCFWGWQLVILLAAISLPLGYTSSKEYAELEWPIDILITIVWVAYAIVFFGTIMQRKTRHIYVGNWFFGGFIITVAILHIVNNLELPVSFTKSYSLYAGATDAMVQWWYGHNAVGFFLTAGFLGMMYYFVPKQAERPVYSYRLSIVHFWALITLYIWAGPHHLHYTALPDWAQSLGMVMSLILLAPSWGGMINGMMTLSGAWHKLRSDPILRFLVVSLAFYGMSTFEGPMMAIKTVNALSHYTDWTIGHVHAGALGWVAMISIGALYHMIPKIFGKAQMHSIGLINAHFWLATIGTVLYIASMWVNGIAQGLMWRAVNEDGTLTYSFVETLVASHPGFVVRLIGGAIFLSGMLLMAYNTWRTVRASQPADVVAAAQMA, translated from the coding sequence ATGAACACTTCTATCAGTACCGCCTACAACTACAAGGTGGTCCGCCAATTCGCCATTATGACGGTGGTGTGGGGCATCGTCGGCATGGGCCTCGGGGTTTTTCTCGCCGCTCAATTGGTCTGGCCGCAACTCAACTTCGATTTGCCCTGGACCAGTTTCGGCCGTCTGCGCCCGCTGCACACCAACGCGGTGATCTTCGCCTTCGGTGGCTGTGCGCTGTTTGCCAGTTCGTTCTACTCGGTGCAACGCACCTGCCAGACACAACTGTTTGCACCAAAAATCGCCGCGTTCTGCTTCTGGGGCTGGCAATTGGTGATCCTGCTGGCGGCGATCAGCCTACCGCTGGGTTACACCAGCTCCAAGGAATACGCCGAGCTGGAGTGGCCGATCGACATCTTGATCACCATCGTCTGGGTCGCCTACGCCATCGTGTTCTTCGGCACGATCATGCAGCGCAAGACCAGGCACATCTATGTCGGCAACTGGTTCTTCGGCGGTTTCATCATCACCGTGGCGATCCTGCACATCGTCAACAACCTTGAGCTGCCGGTGAGTTTCACCAAGTCCTATTCGCTGTACGCTGGCGCCACCGACGCCATGGTGCAGTGGTGGTACGGCCACAACGCCGTAGGCTTTTTCCTCACCGCAGGCTTCCTCGGCATGATGTATTACTTCGTGCCGAAACAGGCCGAGCGTCCGGTGTATTCGTATCGCTTGTCGATCGTGCACTTCTGGGCGTTGATCACCCTGTACATCTGGGCCGGCCCGCACCACTTGCACTACACCGCGCTGCCGGATTGGGCGCAGTCGCTGGGCATGGTGATGTCGCTGATTCTGCTGGCACCGAGCTGGGGCGGCATGATCAACGGCATGATGACCTTGTCGGGTGCCTGGCATAAGTTGCGCAGCGACCCGATCCTGCGCTTCCTCGTGGTGTCGCTGGCGTTCTACGGCATGTCGACCTTCGAAGGGCCGATGATGGCGATCAAGACTGTCAACGCCCTCTCCCACTACACCGACTGGACCATCGGCCACGTTCACGCCGGCGCCCTCGGCTGGGTGGCGATGATTTCGATCGGCGCGCTGTACCACATGATCCCGAAAATCTTCGGCAAGGCGCAGATGCACAGCATCGGTTTGATCAATGCGCACTTCTGGCTCGCGACCATCGGCACCGTGCTGTACATCGCTTCGATGTGGGTCAACGGCATCGCCCAGGGCTTGATGTGGCGCGCGGTCAACGAGGACGGCACGCTGACCTACTCCTTCGTCGAAACCCTGGTGGCCAGCCATCCGGGCTTTGTCGTGCGGCTGATCGGCGGGGCGATTTTCCTGAGCGGCATGTTGCTGATGGCTTACAACACCTGGCGCACCGTGCGGGCCTCGCAGCCTGCCGACGTCGTCGCTGCCGCGCAGATGGCCTGA
- a CDS encoding alpha/beta family hydrolase has translation MDKQHKASIDGDQWAQCVRDHGWLWDAAVGEASATLILAHGAGAPMDSDWMNDMAGRLAGLGVNVLRFEFPYMAQRRVDGVKRPPNPAAKLLECWREVFAVVRRHVAGVLAVGGKSMGGRMASLLADELGGDALVCLGYPFYAVGKPQKPRVEHLASLRTRALIVQGERDALGNREAVAAYSLSPSIEVFWLASGDHDLKPLKVSGFTHSGHLASAAQKVAEFLRG, from the coding sequence ATGGACAAACAGCACAAGGCCAGTATTGACGGGGATCAATGGGCGCAGTGTGTGCGTGATCATGGGTGGCTTTGGGATGCCGCTGTTGGTGAGGCTTCGGCGACGTTGATCCTGGCGCATGGGGCGGGGGCGCCGATGGATAGCGACTGGATGAATGACATGGCGGGGCGCCTTGCCGGGCTTGGGGTCAACGTGTTGCGGTTTGAGTTTCCGTATATGGCGCAGCGGCGGGTTGACGGTGTGAAGCGGCCGCCCAATCCTGCGGCGAAACTGTTGGAGTGCTGGCGGGAGGTCTTTGCGGTTGTGCGGCGTCATGTCGCTGGGGTTTTGGCTGTGGGCGGGAAATCGATGGGCGGGCGGATGGCCAGTTTGCTGGCGGATGAGTTGGGTGGGGATGCGTTGGTGTGTCTGGGGTATCCGTTTTATGCGGTGGGCAAGCCGCAGAAGCCGCGGGTTGAGCATTTGGCTTCGTTGCGTACGCGGGCGTTGATTGTGCAGGGGGAGCGGGATGCGCTGGGCAATCGGGAGGCTGTTGCGGCTTACAGCTTGTCTCCGAGTATTGAGGTGTTTTGGTTGGCCTCCGGGGACCATGATTTGAAGCCGCTCAAGGTTTCTGGCTTTACGCATTCGGGTCATTTGGCGAGTGCTGCGCAGAAGGTGGCTGAATTTCTCCGAGGCTGA
- a CDS encoding DUF6124 family protein encodes MFKITPNPPVTDQIPHDPALTPQKVKEATDRALDYYLKPEDLAAASSSPRNRPVYLVDPSLDDETLLVEASASLSYARAMAGNIAHSIGGPERKPLLALQQVIMLNELLVNRLLDKLKLPQ; translated from the coding sequence ATGTTCAAAATCACACCCAACCCACCCGTCACCGACCAAATCCCTCACGATCCAGCGCTGACCCCGCAAAAGGTCAAAGAAGCCACTGATCGCGCCCTCGATTACTACCTCAAACCTGAAGACCTGGCGGCTGCGTCAAGCTCGCCGAGAAATCGCCCGGTCTATCTCGTCGACCCTTCGCTGGATGACGAAACCCTGCTGGTCGAGGCGAGCGCGTCGCTTTCATATGCTCGTGCGATGGCCGGCAACATCGCCCACTCGATAGGCGGCCCGGAGCGTAAACCGCTGCTGGCGCTGCAACAGGTGATCATGCTGAACGAGCTGCTGGTCAATCGCCTGCTGGATAAGCTGAAGTTGCCTCAATAA
- a CDS encoding type II toxin-antitoxin system YafO family toxin: protein MPAIKISALFERINNWQNFAAHFYNYKICDELPAIFGRDERLDLSDMHHIHLASTQALQARWAKINRQYYRTTLVNDADNDFWLIYAYDAFRDEYLLLTITGPDAHNRSEWGSFLRTVHSEIVEPWALGRIIFPDLDDL, encoded by the coding sequence ATGCCAGCCATCAAAATCTCTGCACTTTTTGAACGAATCAATAACTGGCAAAACTTCGCTGCACACTTTTACAACTACAAAATCTGCGATGAATTACCTGCCATCTTCGGGCGGGATGAACGACTCGATCTGAGCGACATGCACCATATCCACCTTGCCAGTACACAGGCACTGCAGGCTCGATGGGCAAAAATCAATCGTCAGTATTACCGGACAACATTGGTAAATGATGCTGACAATGACTTTTGGCTAATTTATGCCTATGACGCTTTTCGGGATGAGTACTTGCTACTGACAATCACCGGCCCGGATGCTCATAACCGAAGCGAGTGGGGGTCATTTTTGCGCACCGTGCATTCTGAAATCGTTGAACCCTGGGCACTAGGCAGGATTATCTTTCCCGATCTGGATGATTTGTGA
- a CDS encoding methyl-accepting chemotaxis protein — protein MRNNQPITQRERTFPAQQRLISTTDAKGVITYCNDAFVEISGFSREELIRAPHNLVRHPDVPSAVFSHMWGTLKQGLPWMGIVKNRCKSGDHYWVNAYVTPVFDGSQVIGYESVRVKPTAEQIRRAEALYQRINQGKSAIPSTDKWLPILQDWLPFILVSQLSFMIGATLTSQWGFALAAALSVPLGLMGLQWQQRGLKRLLRLAEQTTSDPLIAQMYTDSRGAQARLEMSILSQEARLKTCLTRLQDTAEHLTDQAKQSDALAHNSSTGLERQRVETEQVATAVNQMAATTQEVASHVQRTADATQEANRLTGRGRDIAGETREAIQRLSVVVGETGLTVTQLAKDSDEIGGVVDVIKGIADQTNLLALNAAIEAARAGEMGRGFAVVADEVRQLAQRTSESTGQIHALIAKLQQTASSAVQTMEAGHRQAEEGVARVLEADQALVGISEAVANITDMTTQIAAATEEQSAVAEEISRNISNISELADQTSEQAHNSALLSEELTKTANTQYSLVERFNR, from the coding sequence ATGCGTAATAACCAGCCCATCACACAACGCGAACGGACTTTTCCGGCACAGCAACGGTTGATTTCCACAACCGACGCCAAGGGCGTGATCACCTACTGCAACGACGCTTTCGTCGAAATCAGCGGGTTTTCGCGTGAGGAGCTGATCCGTGCGCCGCACAATCTGGTCCGTCACCCTGACGTGCCGTCGGCGGTGTTCTCGCACATGTGGGGCACATTGAAACAAGGCTTGCCATGGATGGGCATTGTCAAGAATCGCTGCAAATCCGGTGACCACTATTGGGTTAACGCCTACGTCACACCGGTGTTTGATGGCAGTCAGGTGATCGGTTACGAGTCGGTGCGTGTCAAGCCCACCGCCGAGCAGATCCGCCGCGCCGAAGCGCTCTACCAACGCATCAACCAGGGCAAGTCGGCGATTCCATCCACCGATAAATGGCTGCCGATCCTGCAGGACTGGCTGCCGTTCATTCTGGTCAGCCAGTTGAGCTTCATGATCGGCGCGACCCTGACTTCGCAGTGGGGCTTCGCCCTCGCCGCCGCGCTGTCGGTGCCGCTGGGCCTGATGGGCCTGCAATGGCAGCAACGCGGGCTCAAACGCCTGCTGCGCCTGGCCGAACAGACCACCTCCGACCCGCTGATCGCGCAGATGTACACCGACAGCCGTGGCGCACAAGCGCGTCTGGAAATGTCGATCCTCAGCCAGGAAGCGCGCCTGAAAACCTGCCTGACCCGCCTGCAGGACACCGCCGAACACTTGACCGACCAGGCCAAGCAGTCCGACGCCCTGGCGCACAACAGCTCGACCGGCCTGGAACGCCAGCGCGTGGAAACCGAACAGGTCGCCACCGCCGTCAACCAGATGGCCGCCACCACCCAGGAAGTCGCCAGCCACGTACAACGCACCGCTGACGCCACCCAGGAAGCCAATCGTCTGACCGGCCGCGGCCGCGACATCGCCGGCGAAACCCGCGAAGCCATCCAGCGCCTGTCGGTGGTCGTCGGCGAAACCGGCCTCACCGTGACGCAACTGGCCAAGGACAGCGACGAAATCGGCGGCGTGGTCGACGTGATCAAAGGCATCGCCGACCAGACCAACCTGCTCGCCCTCAACGCCGCCATCGAAGCGGCGCGCGCCGGCGAGATGGGTCGCGGCTTCGCCGTGGTGGCTGACGAAGTACGCCAACTGGCGCAACGCACCAGCGAATCGACCGGCCAGATTCATGCGCTGATCGCCAAGCTGCAGCAGACCGCCTCCAGCGCCGTGCAAACCATGGAAGCCGGGCACCGCCAGGCCGAAGAAGGTGTCGCGCGAGTGCTGGAAGCGGATCAGGCACTGGTCGGCATCAGCGAAGCAGTCGCCAACATCACCGACATGACCACCCAGATCGCCGCCGCGACCGAGGAGCAAAGTGCGGTGGCTGAAGAGATCAGCCGCAACATCAGCAACATCTCGGAACTGGCGGACCAGACCTCGGAACAGGCGCATAACTCGGCGTTGCTGAGTGAAGAACTGACCAAGACGGCCAATACCCAGTATTCGTTGGTGGAGCGGTTCAACCGCTGA
- the inhA gene encoding isonitrile hydratase — protein sequence MTLQIGFLLFPQVQQLDLTGPYDVLASLPGVQVHLVWKDLMPVTASTGLLLKPTTTFEDCPHLDVICVPGGGGVGPLMEDEQTLNFIKHQAAQARYVTSVCTGSLVLGAAGLLQGKRATTHWAYHDLLPTLGAIAVKDRVVRDGNLFTGGGITAGIDFALVLAAELVDADTAQLVQLQLEYAPAPPFNAGSPDSAPSAIIDEARLRAAPSLKLRTEITERAAAKLNVR from the coding sequence ATGACTTTGCAGATCGGTTTTCTGTTGTTTCCACAGGTACAGCAACTCGACCTGACCGGCCCTTACGACGTACTCGCCTCGCTGCCGGGCGTGCAGGTGCATCTGGTCTGGAAGGATCTGATGCCGGTCACCGCCAGCACCGGCCTGCTGTTGAAACCGACCACCACGTTCGAGGATTGCCCGCATCTGGATGTGATCTGCGTGCCTGGCGGTGGCGGCGTGGGGCCGTTGATGGAAGATGAGCAAACCTTGAATTTCATCAAGCATCAGGCCGCTCAGGCGCGTTACGTGACTTCCGTTTGCACCGGTTCGCTGGTGCTCGGCGCGGCAGGCCTGCTGCAAGGCAAACGCGCGACCACGCACTGGGCGTACCACGATCTGCTGCCGACACTGGGCGCGATTGCGGTGAAGGATCGGGTGGTGCGTGACGGCAATCTGTTTACCGGTGGCGGGATCACCGCGGGGATCGATTTTGCCTTGGTGCTGGCGGCGGAACTGGTCGATGCGGACACGGCGCAACTGGTGCAGTTGCAGCTGGAATACGCGCCGGCGCCGCCGTTCAACGCGGGCAGCCCGGACAGTGCGCCGAGTGCGATCATCGATGAGGCCCGCCTGCGCGCCGCGCCTTCGTTGAAGTTGCGCACGGAAATTACCGAGCGCGCAGCAGCGAAACTCAACGTGCGCTGA